From one bacterium genomic stretch:
- the atpD gene encoding F0F1 ATP synthase subunit beta, whose product MHANGKVVQIIGPVLDVEFPEGMVPEIMTALTIDTEIEGRHLKLTAEVQQHIGRNQVRAVAMSSTDGLIRGVDVANTGAPITVPVGEEVLGRIFNVLGEPVDNLGPVTATRTRSIHTPPPGFDKLTPKSEIFETGIKVIDLLAPYVRGGKVGLFGGAGVGKTVVIMELINNIAKQHGGYSCFCGVGERTREGNDLYLEMKESGVIDKTALIYGQMNEPPGARLRVGLTGLTMAEALRDMSGGRDVLVFIDNIFRFTQAGSEVSALLGRMPSAVGYQPSLATEMGELQERITSTTGGAITSVQAIYVPADDLTDPAPATTFSHLDATTVLSRPIAELGIYPAVDPLDSTSRIMNAQVLGEEHYRVARAVQQTLQRYKDLQDIIAILGMDELSEEDKLTVQRARKIQRFLSQPFFVAAQFTGYEGKYVKLADTIRSFKELVEGKWDHLPEQAFLYVGTIEDAAAKAEQLEAAHG is encoded by the coding sequence ATGCACGCGAACGGCAAAGTGGTGCAGATCATCGGCCCCGTCCTCGACGTGGAGTTCCCCGAGGGCATGGTGCCGGAGATCATGACCGCGCTCACCATCGACACCGAGATCGAGGGGCGCCACCTGAAGCTGACCGCCGAGGTGCAGCAGCACATCGGCCGCAACCAGGTGCGCGCGGTGGCGATGAGCTCCACCGACGGGCTGATCCGGGGCGTCGATGTGGCCAACACGGGCGCGCCGATCACCGTGCCCGTGGGCGAGGAAGTGCTCGGCCGCATCTTCAACGTGCTCGGCGAGCCGGTGGACAACCTCGGTCCCGTCACGGCGACGCGCACGCGCTCCATCCACACGCCGCCGCCCGGCTTCGACAAGCTCACGCCCAAGAGCGAGATCTTCGAGACGGGCATCAAGGTCATCGACCTGCTCGCGCCCTACGTGCGCGGCGGCAAGGTCGGCCTCTTCGGCGGCGCCGGCGTGGGCAAGACCGTCGTCATCATGGAGCTGATCAACAACATCGCCAAGCAGCACGGCGGCTACTCCTGCTTCTGCGGCGTGGGCGAGCGCACGCGCGAGGGCAACGACCTCTACCTGGAGATGAAGGAGTCGGGGGTCATCGACAAGACGGCGCTCATCTACGGCCAGATGAACGAGCCGCCGGGCGCGCGTCTGCGCGTGGGCCTGACCGGCCTGACGATGGCCGAGGCCCTGCGCGACATGTCGGGCGGCCGCGACGTGCTCGTCTTCATCGACAACATCTTCCGCTTCACGCAGGCGGGAAGCGAAGTGAGCGCGCTGCTCGGCCGCATGCCGAGCGCGGTGGGCTACCAGCCGAGCCTGGCCACCGAGATGGGCGAGCTGCAGGAGCGCATCACCTCGACGACGGGCGGCGCCATCACCAGCGTGCAGGCCATCTACGTGCCCGCGGACGACCTCACCGACCCGGCGCCGGCCACCACTTTCAGCCACCTCGACGCGACGACGGTGCTCAGCCGCCCGATCGCCGAGCTCGGCATCTACCCGGCGGTGGACCCGCTCGACTCGACCAGCCGCATCATGAACGCGCAGGTGCTGGGCGAGGAGCACTACCGCGTCGCCCGCGCGGTGCAGCAGACCCTGCAGCGCTACAAGGACCTGCAGGACATCATTGCCATCCTCGGCATGGACGAGCTCTCCGAGGAGGACAAGCTCACCGTGCAGCGCGCGCGCAAGATCCAGCGCTTCCTGAGCCAGCCCTTCTTCGTCGCTGCGCAGTTCACGGGCTACGAGGGCAAGTACGTCAAGCTGGCCGACACCATCCGCAGCTTCAAGGAGCTGGTCGAGGGGAAGTGGGACCACCTGCCCGAGCAGGCCTTCCTCTACGTCGGCACGATCGAGGATGCGGCGGCGAAGGCCGAGCAGCTCGAGGCCGCGCATGGCTAG